In one Drosophila pseudoobscura strain MV-25-SWS-2005 chromosome X, UCI_Dpse_MV25, whole genome shotgun sequence genomic region, the following are encoded:
- the sty gene encoding protein sprouty, which yields MDRRNGGDPLAPPRPPKLLPRVHRPRAPEPTALSGVQGGASVASTAATTAAIHNNNSQQQQLSINATTTATATAIATTINNNTISIIPASPISADYDSDYQIHHLTFLPQRPSSLSRNSSNASSSTATATSSSTGTGTGTGSGSISVSGSSFRRRPPAPAPLLSLASAAENNNFLSHFQTSADQPVPQSPVTLAQPRPESERLTNEYVDTPLQHATRMQHPAGQQDNGQTTTHHLLLLPQRQQHHQHLQHLQHPHPHQHSHHHQQSSFGQQPPHVRLGATTAATTATQGGAGAGAGAGAGGIDHTDGLLHSHLHSTTPAQQQQHHLSKGQPATKPRLGLGLGLGLGLGLGLSQQPITQPIITKQPTATTPATQTLQSQTQTSKEHMHALEELLQAQPGNGGGGPGPIVMGGDPTLMIPIVCPRCGRCRCEQCQSPRPLPQTWVCNKTCLCSAESIIDYASCLCCAKALFYHCARDNDMDCDDGNGTPCVDNPCSCGPYKRTQRWGWLGALSIVLPCLWCYWPMRGCMKLCEKCYGRFAGRGCRCQGVGGAGGIGSTSSMLPIVPLGVNGANGGLGGGLNGTTNGGQIGGAGMGTLSQANGKAIDHGCSAAASRILRKGDLTPEKRLLDSSPDY from the coding sequence ATGGATCGCAGAAATGGCGGCGATCCCTTGGCGCCACCCCGGCCCCCGAAGCTATTACCGCGCGTGCATCGACCAAGGGCGCCGGAGCCGACAGCACTAAGTGGTGTCCAGGGAGGAGCATCCGTGGCATCGACAGCAGCAACCACAGCAGCAATCCACAATAATAAttcacagcagcaacaacttaGTATTAACGCaacgacgacagcgacagcgacagcgatagCGACGACGATAAATAATAACACGATATCGATAATACCCGCATCACCGATTTCGGCCGATTACGATTCCGATTATCAGATCCATCATCTGACATTTCTGCCACAGCGACCGAGCAGCTTGAgtcgcaacagcagcaacgccTCCTCATcgacagcgactgcgactaGCAGTAGCACGGGAACGGGCACCGGCACGGGCTCGGGCTCCATTTCCGTATCCGGTTCGAGCTTCCGCAGACGGCCGCCAGCACCGGCGCCACTGTTGAGCCTAGCATCCGCGGCGGAGAACAACAACTTCCTTAGTCATTTCCAAACCAGCGCTGATCAACCAGTGCCCCAGTCTCCAGTCACACTGGCGCAACCGCGACCCGAGTCCGAGAGGCTAACGAACGAGTATGTGGACACGCCGCTGCAGCATGCCACGCGCATGCAGCATCCGGCTGGGCAGCAGGACAATGGCCAGACGACAACGCAtcatttgctgttgctgccacagcggcagcagcaccatcagcaCCTGCAGCACCTGCAACACCCACACCCGCACCAGCACTCGCATCACCATCAGCAATCCTCCTTTGGCCAGCAGCCACCTCATGTCCGGCTGGGAGCGACGACGGCGGCAACGACGGCGACGCagggaggagccggagccggagcaggagcaggagcaggaggaatCGATCATACCGATGGCTTAttacattcacatttgcacTCCACAACGCCagcgcaacagcagcagcatcacctaAGCAAAGGACAACCCGCCACAAAGCctcgactgggactgggcttgggcttgggcctgggcctgggtctgggactgTCGCAGCAGCCCATCACGCAACCCATCATCACCAAGCAGCCGACAGCCACAACACCCGCCACGCAGACGCTCCAGTCGCAGACGCAGACGAGCAAGGAGCACATGCACGCactggaggagctgctgcaggcccAGCCCGGCAACGGAGGCGGCGGACCCGGGCCCATTGTGATGGGGGGCGATCCGACGCTAATGATACCCATTGTGTGTCCGCGGtgcggccgctgccgctgcgagCAGTGCCAGAGTCCGCGCCCGCTGCCCCAGACATGGGTCTGCAACAAGACCTGTCTGTGCAGCGCCGAGTCCATCATCGACTATGCCTCCTGCTTGTGCTGCGCCAAGGCGTTGTTCTACCACTGTGCGCGGGACAACGACATGGACTGCGATGACGGCAACGGCACCCCGTGTGTGGACAATCCCTGCTCCTGCGGCCCCTACAAGCGCACCCAGAGATGGGGCTGGCTGGGGGCTCTGTCGATTGTGCTGCCATGCCTGTGGTGCTACTGGCCGATGCGGGGTTGCATGAAGCTCTGCGAGAAGTGTTACGGGCGGTTTGCGGGCCGCGGGTGTCGCTGCCAGGGCGTGGGCGGGGCGGGCGGCATTggctccaccagcagcatgCTGCCGATTGTGCCACTGGGCGTCAACGGAGCCAACGGCGGACTCGGCGGCGGCCTCAATGGGACGACCAACGGAGGGCAGATCGGCGGAGCAGGCATGGGAACCTTGAGCCAGGCCAATGGCAAGGCCATTGATCATGGCTGCAGTGCGGCCGCCAGTCGTATCCTTCGCAAGGGCGACCTCACACCCGAGAAGCGGCTCCTCGACTCCAGTCCGGACTACTAG